The following is a genomic window from Phaseolus vulgaris cultivar G19833 chromosome 6, P. vulgaris v2.0, whole genome shotgun sequence.
CTTTAAACATATATCTACAAATTTGATTTCatatatgtaaatataaaagaaaagtatGAGGTCAAGtccttaattaaatattaacactTCAAGAGATTATATTTAACTCTGCACAAAAGAATAACACAAGttcaaagaaaacaaagaatGTCATGGTTGATTTCAACCGGTAAAAAACACTAGTGACAGAGTACAAAACTTTTTAAATGAATGGGAAGAAAAGATTATCTAGATATTTGTTTCCACATatattgaaaattcaaaattacaAAATGCTTGGTGAGAGAGTCAACAAAAACAATCCCCATAAAGTCAAAGCAAATTCTTTCACTGGTGTCTACTTCTGCAGCCTTCTGCTATAAGCAGTGCACTAAAATCCTGGACTATTattggactgtttcttcctgcacctccatattttcttctgccacctccatccacaacatgaaaatacatttttgtctTTATTGTGTCACCCCATAGAgtagtttctggattatgtaatttggaaactcatttgaaaaaagacttccgaattatCTAATCTAGAGAATAATCATGTATCTGAAAAAtggcttctggattatgtaatccggtagctaattacaaatttgaaaaatgacttccgaattacgtaatccaaaattttataaaggacttttttgaaatttgaaaacttatggAGGTTAGAGAAGAATGTATGGAGAGGAAGACTCCTattagagaaaaagaagaagaaaagaaaagaactaaGCAACTTTTGATAATATTACAACATACTTATATTTTCAAACCTACTTGATTGAGTGAACCATGCTTCTGAATTGGCTTCTATACCTTTTGCACAAAATCAGAAAGCTCAACAGCATACCCTTTTGAGGATCTTTCCCTTAATCATCAAACACCTTCATAACCGCTCCTGCCACCTTAGAAGGATCACTATACACCTCCATATGATATAAAATCTAGTTTTCTGCTCCCTAAAGAGCCTTGAGAACCGTTTCCATAACTGAAACTTGGGAGATCTCCATGACAAGAAATGTCCTGCCATGCAGTAAATGCCTAGACAACATAGACGTTTATCACTTGATGTAATCTCTATATATATAGAAAGAAGGTAGTGGAGAAACTGAGAAATTGAGTAGTAGGTGTGTGTGGCTTGAATAGGCTGAAATGGAATCTTTGATGTCAAAGTGGTCTCTGTCACATTGTCCCCCTCCCAAGGTCACTTGAAAAGGACTTGCTGAATTCATACTTATAGAATTACCAACGCTGTCCGTATTTGCCTATATGTTATCTACCACCTCTCTGACTTTATAGAGTATATTCACATAACAAGGGCATTGGtgcatttatttattatttgtttcatCATTGCTTTGTATGTATTCTCTTAGATAGTTTCAATATACAATTAAAAGTAGTtttctattataataaaaatatcgaTCACATTGTATGGCAAGGATTTCACCACTGACAGAGAAGCATAAAGCATTTACAAGTAAAAACTGCGAATTACTTTTGTATGAAGATGTGAAAAATATACAAGTATATTATATACACATTCTTGAAATATGAAGTCTGTTCTGACCGTCGTATCAAGGACATTAACTTTTAAATACCAATAGCAGTCCTATCTAAGTAACATCAGTTTCTGCTGGAATGAGTGGTTTTAAGCATGTTCAAGAAGTGAGACAAGACACATAAGACATGCACAAGCAAGGAATTACCGCAAAAAGTTCctttgaatatattattttccatTTATATGTTTCTGAGACAGCACAAACACATACTGGAAAGATAGTTGCTCCAAAAAGCGAGATTGAAAGAGAGAATTTACACTTCTGAGTTGATTTTAAAACCTCAAGTGCAGTCTGAAAAAGTTAGATACAAATGATGATTGGTTGCTAAGGATAACAGTCAAATAGAGTAATCCACTGAGGTAGATACATACAGAACCTAAACCTGATTGAAAATACTTCAAAAAGTGTTTTTGGCTAAGAGTACTTATGCCAATTAAGCAGCATAGAGATACAAATCCTCATAATATAAAGCTTCCCCCTCTGTTGCTGCACGATTCTCCTCCACTTGGCATATCTTCTTCCACCCATGTTTCTCATCATAAAAGTCTCTAATTGCATAACATGTGTTACTTGATCGGTTGCTAGAACTAACTGGCAAGGCACACAATTTATGGAAGGTTAAAATCCGATGTGGCAAGAGGGAATATGCGAATTTGATTCACATTTAGACTTGCAATGCCTCATCCAATGATAAGACTCCACCTGTGTTTGAATTGGATACCATACACGTGCCTCCAAATTTCATCTTAAATGCATAGCTTTTTAGTTTAATAATACCGGCCATTGGTGATTGTCCTTTCCATAGAAAAGTTTAACAAGTACACAAGCATTACCCTTATCTTAAACAGTGACTAACCTCACATCATTATCCTCTCAAACATCAAGGGTCTCTTTAACTTCCTTCTTCAAGAATTTCAAATGAGAGACACATGCGAGGGCTTGTTTTTTACACCAGCCTTGGGCGAAGATGCCAAAACTTCACGTGAGATCCACACTATGCAGTCTCTTGGGCCATAATGGGGAGCTTAGTTTGTTCTTCCTCAAACAGGTGAAGCATGTGATTAGTAAGCTTGTCAAATAATGTCTCACTGTTTtggaaaagattgaaaaaagGAAACGCTCCGCGTATCTTATCTTAAAGCAGAAGTATCATAGATAAGATATCTATTAGTATACATGTAACTAATCTTTGTGGACCTTAAGGATTTAATCCACTGAAATCCAGCTATCATGGGGCCTAGTAAAATAGTCATGGTGAAATTTGAGCCACTGAGAGGACTAGGAATAGTGTTTCACCAATGAGAGCAATGCACATGGAAGCCAGTTGCTGAATGGTGAGTATCAGCCATGGGGACACATTACTTCAAGGGTTGGAATTTTGTGCTGTTTTTTCATCcgaaatgaaagaaaagaaagctcCAGGCTGGTGGAAAGTCTCACACTGTGCCTTCAATTTGTTGGCTGTCTTGTGAAATGCAATAATGAGCAGAGAGTAAGATTATATTTGCAGTTCATGATGTGACTAACTGAGACTACACAAGAAAAGTACTGTGTCAACATTCTTTTTAGATAAACATCGTGCATGCAGAGGAGTTTTAATCCGTGTGTCAGGAAAACCTGTTTATCAGAGTGATAGAGAAAGATACTTTGTCCCATTCAATTTGGAACACATTTCTAGACATGGAATGGAACTGAATAATGAGCACGTATAGAAGTTTTGTAATAGATCAGAATGATCCTTAACAAACAAAGTCAAAGGTTTATAAATACTAAAAGCAACCTTTGTTTTTGCATGTATCTATACCATCATCCCATACCTCAGAAGGTGGAAGTCTTTTTAAAAATCCTATCATATTCTTGATCCTTTTGAACATCATATTTCTAATAGATTTAGCATTCATGAATCAAATTAGTAATACAAGTAATATACTGTAGAAAAAAGATAATTGGCAATACAATGAGTTTTCTTAAGtggtgagaaatatatatcagTTATCCTCTTAAACATATAAGTAAAAGAGTTTGTGTGACCTATTAGGGATACTAATGAGTGGTAGATGGGGTGATGGTAGCATATATAAATGAGCAGTGAGTTAGAGATTGTAGTATTTGGCTAGAGAATTGCAATTATGTGAGGAGTGTGATTAGTCATTCACATGGATATGCTGGAGAAGGGTTGTTTAGATCTGAGACTGAACTATCAGAGAGCAGAGTAAACAGGTTCTACAgggaaagaagaaaattgaTGTTTCAGTAATTATATTGGTCATTTGCAGGCTGGCGGCTGCAGGTTTCCACTCATGTCATTCAAATTTGTGATTTTCATGTTCTCTTCTCTGTTGCTTTTCTCTATTTTCACCTTATCCAAAACACAATACATGATACTGCATTATGTCCTCTTTCTTCATCAATTAAGTTTTTactcataaatataataaagtatttatatttttattataatataataaataaataaaatagtttttaagtaAATTCTTTTAGtatttagtaattaattttatggaaaactttaaatttaatcaattaaCTTGTGTATTAATgttagtatattttatttttaaatttgggaTGTGAGAAAAACTGTCcataattttgaatattatttttaattttgtaaaataattacTTCACAAATAATcatatatcatttatattattttttattaaattttaatcaatgatattttgatgatttattatattagtcaattgatttaattttttattttattttatcaatcaAATTAACTACAATTTTTTCATTCACTTTTCACTTTTTTTCCTTTCACTTAAATTATCTCACTTTCTACTCTCTTTCTCTTCTATTCTtttgaatcacaacctttggTATAAATTCACTATCTATGTTAGCTCTTATTTTGGTTTCTCTACGTAACTTCCTTACACGGTTACTAGTTTTACCGTGTATCTAAATTTTGGCATTTTTTTTACAGTGTTGCATGATTTACATcatagtttatatataaatattccaATTACCTATATTCAAATATATACGTAAATATTTAACGGTCtacttaataaaattaattaaaactaaaaaaaatacaacaaatgtacaaaaataagatatattttCTATTGAACAAAACATTTTAgatgaaaaagtaaaatttacctaacatatttttgttttaatataattataaaaatttaaaatcaaatttgaaaCTTTATTTATGTAACAGTGTTGTAGAAAATAATGAAGTTAAATACTTAATATGGAAAACGTAGCAGAATTTAATGAAAAGTGGTATGCTTCTTAAAAACGTTTTTATTTAAAGCGAATATCCAGTTTATAATCTAAATGCAGATGAAAAAGGTGGAATTTCTTAGATGCATACTTATTTGTtagtttatttttcatattatcatttgcactaaaaaaaataatttatacactattcattattaaattatatttatacataATCCTTCACGGAACGggattttactttttatttaaaaatagaagGTTCTGTATCTAGTTGTGTTTAGTCACTTGTATTTAATTGAATTTGTTTCAAGgcttaaaaatgtataaaaaaaaatagatacagATAATAACTTTAGTTTATCTGTTGAGAATCgaaagtttaatattttttacataaattttgattagttgaaaataagaaaaaaaaggacAAAGTTGTTTAAAgagttattttaattattttttataaaatgtttttgcTTAAACGACAAGGGGAAGTTGTCAAACGACACAAGCGAAGCTGTGAACAGAAGCAGTGTCCGTTAAATAGAACAGAAATCGATCATCACTGTGAAAGGAGAGAGAAAGCGTGAAGGAGAGGATTTATCTACCTCAACCATCAGTCGTCGTCATCGTCGTCGTCGTCAGCATGTCGTGTTGTTTTTCTTGCTGCGCGTCTCTGACGTGTGGTCTCTGTACCTCTACTGTATCTTGCATCTCCCAAAAATCCGCTAGAATCGGTTACTGTGGTCTCTTCGGTGCATCTCTGATCGTTTCGTGGATCCTCAGAGAAGTTGGAGCGCCCCTTTTGGAGAAGTTCCCATGTATTTTTCATTCCTTTTCTAAATCTTTCAACTTTCATCTTAATTTCCCATTGGGGGTATTTGTGTTCATCGTTACCCgaaatttattggaaatcacgTAATTTTGTAGGTTCTGCTTCATATTTAGTGAACTCCACTTGTGATTATGTAGCTCCTActaaattttaatcaatattaGAGCATGTGTAAGAAGATGTTGTTGTAGTTTCGAATAAGTTTTAATCAATAAAAGAAAGAGGTTGTTAGAGAATGAGTAGCTAGCAGCAGTAGTACTTGTGAACTGATAGGTTGAATTTGTCTTCGTGGGAAGCCTCATTCTCCCCGTGTCTAGTTTTATGATTCAAGTTATCGGATAAAAGGTTGAATTTTTTGTCAAATGGAAACATATAGAAAATGATAAAGTGTATGTTTGGTTTTGAGAATATTTTAAGTGTtttattatcatcatcattattacTATAAGGTGTGTGGaataaatattgaatatttttcCTTTATAATGTGCTAGTGGTATATTAATTCTTAAATACAGGGATTGGTTCATCCGATACCCACACGAAGGATTGGTATCAAGTACAAGCAGTTCTTCGAGTGAGCTTGGGAAATTTCTTGTTCTTTGGTATCCTAGCCCTTCTTATGATTGGCGTAAAAGACCAGAATGACAGGCGTGATTCATGGCACCATGGTGGTTGGCCTGCAAAATTAGTGGTCTGGCTTTTGCTTCTGGTCCTTGCATTCTTCCTTCCTGATGCCATAATATTAGTATATGGTATGTTTTGTAGGCTTTACTCTCTTGCTGTCAATTCTTAGTGACATTGGTGATTGAATATCCAGTCTTACTTGAATAATTCAATTTATCAGattgtattttaaattgaaaagtaGTTCTTAAAGAGGTTTTATGGCTATATTTCATGACTCTGAAACTGAATTCCAGATGTTTATACCCTCATCTCCCCAACACACATCACAATTTTTGTTTGAGTTTCATTCTGATGCATTCTCAATGTAAAACTCTGTTAGCCTATCAACCAATCTTGACACTTTATTTAATAAGTCTAACTTTGTTAACAACTGCATGGTATATCTAGTTCGTTACATTATGTGGTGACATATCATTTGATGCAAGCGCAAAGCTGTTTTACACTTATATTACATCTAAATCAAATTCATTTTCTTCTGGGTCATAGATTTGTTCTTTTGTCCCTTGTATAGACACCGGACTTGAAAAAAGGTTCATGATCAGCTTAACTTAGAATTGGTTTGTTTCAAGGAGAATAAGATGTCATTTGCTATTGTTAGAGATCCCATATTAACTAGAGatatgattaaattataatatatagtgAGTGCAAGTCTCTCTTCACCAAATCGGTTgtgagattgagttaggctttAGGTCCACTTTCTAAGATGATATAAGAACTTATTAAGGGTTTATCTTAGCAATGTTTATTGGACCTATTGTGTCACCAACTATGAGACCTCCACTATGGCTTTAGCAATATATAGTGCCGCTATGGCTTTTATTCATCCCCCATTTTGACCCCTTGCGGCCACTATGCTAAGCTGCTCTGCTACCATGCAGTGCCCTGTCCACCCTGCTTCGCAACCATAGCAGTGCTATTTAAAACCTTGCTTGCCCTTGTGCCTAAATACTGGACATGGGCAGGTGGCCCAACACCAAGACTGGTTAGATTTGGATATTACACTGAAAATGGATTGAGTCTAACTCTAACCCAAATGTTAGCTCAAGAGGGGAGGATTGCCAAAGGATTATAAGTTGTATTTGGGTGAATGTGACACATCTTAATAGCAACAAGCTAATCTCTTAATTTTCAGGTTTTACTATTGAATGTATGATATCACAGGTTAATATATAGGAATCTGTTTTGTTAAAGTTTTTCATCTTGTTAGTGTGGTTTATTATGCTGTCTGATTGCATATTATCTATATAGAATAGAACTGTATGGGAGGTCTGAGTTCTGAATGGGTTCTCTTTTCAGATTTTTTTCCTCCAATGGggaccctaattttaaaattgacatGAGCATAACTGTAATATTTACAGGATTCATAGCAAAATTTGGGGCTGGCTTGTTTTTATTGATTCAAGTGATAATCTTACTTGACTTTACTCACTCTTGGAATGATGCATGGGTTGAGAAAGATGAACAAAAATGGTATGCAGAATTTCTGGCCCCATAGTTTTAAATTTTCCTTTGTTCTAATAATTTTTGTTGGTTAGGTATATTGCTTTACTTGCTGTATCAGTCGGATGCTACATTGCAGCATTTACAGTGTCAGGAATCCTTTTCATTTGGTTCAACCCTTCTGGATATGATTGTAGCATCAATATCTTCTTCCTTGTCATGACCATGATTCTTGCTTTTGTGTTTGCCATTATCGCCTTACATCCTACGGTAAAGACTAGAAATTCTTTTAGTAAtagaaattttaatatttttagctTTCTGTGAATGAGTTAATAATTGACAATGAGCAAACAATCTATACATATAACAATGATGCACTGGTAAAAATTTGGAAGATGTAGCTTAATGTTGAGGAAGAAATGTCA
Proteins encoded in this region:
- the LOC137832276 gene encoding uncharacterized protein isoform X1, with product MSCCFSCCASLTCGLCTSTVSCISQKSARIGYCGLFGASLIVSWILREVGAPLLEKFPWIGSSDTHTKDWYQVQAVLRVSLGNFLFFGILALLMIGVKDQNDRRDSWHHGGWPAKLVVWLLLLVLAFFLPDAIILVYGFIAKFGAGLFLLIQVIILLDFTHSWNDAWVEKDEQKWYIALLAVSVGCYIAAFTVSGILFIWFNPSGYDCSINIFFLVMTMILAFVFAIIALHPTVNGSLLPASVMSLYCAYVCYTGLSSEPRDYECNGLNKSRAVSTSTLVLGMLTTVLSVLYSALRAGSSKTFLSPPSSPKLGESKPLLEEAEEGKAKKEEKEARPVSYSYSFFHLIFALASMYSAMLLSGWTSTYESSDLIDVGWTSVWVRIGTEWVTAVLYIWSLTAPLFFPDREFA